Below is a genomic region from Longimicrobium sp..
CGGTAGGGTGAGGCGGAGCGGGCCAGTCGCCGTCTTCGGGCTCGTGCGCGACGCGGGTGCGCAGGCGGCGGAGGACCTCGCGCTGCCAGCTCGTCATGTGCAGCACGATCTCCCAGATGGTGTGCGCACGCGGGATCGGGCGATGCGACGCCTGCTCGGCCGTCACGCCGCGCAGCACCGTCATGGTAGGGTCGCCGTACCACGCGTCGCCGTCGTGCGCGCGGGCGAGCTGGTCGGCGATGGCGCGGACCTCGTTCATGTTCAGCCGGGCTCGAGGGAGGTGAAGACGACCATCGCGCAGAACGCCATCAGCATCACGATGTTGATGACGGCGTGGAAGCGCGGATGGCGAACGAGCGCGCCGCTCAGCATCAACAGGAGGAAGCTGGCTTCGAAGGGGCGGTCCTGGGTGAGCAGCGGGGCGC
It encodes:
- a CDS encoding DinB family protein is translated as MNEVRAIADQLARAHDGDAWYGDPTMTVLRGVTAEQASHRPIPRAHTIWEIVLHMTSWQREVLRRLRTRVAHEPEDGDWPAPPHPTDDAWREAVARLEAAHRELLDEVERFPVAALGEILGEARDAPLGSGVTYYVLLHGIVQHNLAHTAQISLLKKAFADE